One genomic segment of Rivularia sp. PCC 7116 includes these proteins:
- a CDS encoding NUDIX hydrolase: protein MASLEKWNILQSEMALNHPWCKVRRDKIELPNGEVVDDYFVYVRPDVAIILPITINQEVVFVKQYRHAISDFFIELPAGGFNPEQESGEFAALRELEEETGYVASSVKKIVTFYDKPSKDTNQLHLFIAENVTKIGKRKLDITEEIEVILIPVDKILEKIVKGEICVAGTVAALFLGLKFIK from the coding sequence ATGGCTAGCTTAGAGAAGTGGAATATTTTGCAATCAGAAATGGCATTAAACCATCCTTGGTGTAAAGTCAGGCGAGATAAAATAGAATTACCTAATGGAGAAGTCGTTGATGATTATTTTGTATATGTTCGACCAGATGTCGCGATTATTTTACCAATTACCATCAATCAAGAAGTTGTTTTTGTGAAGCAGTATAGACATGCAATAAGTGATTTTTTTATTGAACTTCCTGCCGGTGGTTTTAATCCAGAACAAGAAAGCGGTGAATTTGCTGCTCTAAGGGAGCTTGAAGAGGAAACTGGTTATGTTGCTTCATCTGTTAAGAAGATAGTAACTTTTTATGATAAACCCAGTAAAGATACCAATCAATTACATTTGTTTATTGCAGAGAACGTTACAAAAATAGGAAAAAGGAAGCTAGATATTACAGAAGAAATAGAAGTAATATTAATTCCTGTAGATAAAATCTTAGAAAAAATAGTTAAAGGCGAAATTTGCGTAGCTGGTACTGTTGCAGCTTTATTTCTAGGATTAAAGTTCATTAAATAG
- a CDS encoding DUF1611 domain-containing protein yields the protein MRLPLNQKIAILLHEGIRGTHGKTGLSLLRYSDAPIVVAIDRDSSGESLEELTGIKRDVPIAASVKDALQFKPQVLVIGIAPKGGSLPDDYWHEIKDALVGGMSIMNGLHTPLGKSPELKTLLKPGQLIWDVRKEPSNIGVCRLAARNLSCKRVLTVGTDMAVGKMSASLELNRSSRLRGLRTKFIATGQTGLMLEGDGVALDSVRVDFAAGAVEQVVMRYGKNYDILHIEGQGSLLHPSSTATLPLIRGSQPTQMILAHRLGQNQVVEGVPIPPLAEVIKLYEMVASAAGAFAPVPVVGIALNTRNFDDDRAKKAISLIESETGLPCTDAIRFGGDKLLDAVISS from the coding sequence GTGCGTTTGCCGCTTAATCAAAAAATTGCGATTTTATTACATGAGGGAATTCGCGGAACTCATGGTAAAACTGGGTTGTCTTTATTACGCTATAGTGATGCGCCAATAGTTGTTGCTATAGATCGGGACTCTTCGGGAGAGTCTTTAGAGGAATTAACGGGTATTAAACGTGATGTGCCAATTGCTGCCTCTGTAAAAGATGCGCTGCAATTTAAACCCCAGGTTTTAGTAATTGGCATTGCTCCCAAAGGTGGCAGTTTACCGGATGATTACTGGCACGAAATTAAAGATGCCTTGGTGGGGGGAATGTCAATCATGAATGGTTTGCATACTCCTTTGGGTAAAAGTCCTGAATTGAAGACGCTGCTGAAACCGGGGCAGTTAATTTGGGATGTTCGCAAAGAGCCATCTAATATAGGTGTATGTAGACTGGCAGCCAGAAACCTATCCTGCAAGCGGGTTCTAACTGTAGGAACCGATATGGCAGTTGGTAAAATGTCCGCCAGTTTAGAGTTAAATCGTTCGTCTCGATTGCGTGGTTTGCGTACCAAGTTCATCGCAACAGGGCAAACAGGTTTGATGTTAGAAGGTGATGGCGTGGCTTTAGATTCAGTGCGAGTCGATTTTGCCGCGGGTGCAGTAGAACAAGTTGTCATGCGCTACGGTAAAAATTACGATATCTTACACATTGAAGGGCAAGGTTCTTTACTACATCCAAGCTCTACAGCAACATTACCCTTGATACGCGGCTCTCAACCGACTCAAATGATTTTGGCACATCGTTTAGGACAAAATCAAGTCGTTGAAGGAGTGCCAATTCCGCCTTTAGCAGAAGTGATTAAACTATATGAAATGGTTGCTAGTGCTGCTGGTGCTTTCGCGCCGGTACCTGTAGTTGGAATTGCTTTAAATACCCGTAACTTTGATGATGATCGGGCAAAAAAAGCAATTTCACTCATAGAATCAGAAACCGGATTACCCTGTACTGATGCAATCAGATTTGGTGGGGATAAGCTATTGGATGCTGTAATCAGCAGCTGA
- a CDS encoding dipeptide epimerase — MQIELELFTVNKRFPLTISRGTTATTTNVWVKISEDGIEGWGEASPFSIGNYPQSTEVIQQSILQIAPSLQEKHPLQRQQVEQLLVKAQIPSAAKAAIDTALHDWMGKRAGLPLWQIWGLDRSAIKPVSVTIGISSPEAARNRVRDWLQFMDVKMLKVKLGSPDGIEADKQMLDAVRQEAPIPDLYVDANGGWNLEDARKICFTLADIGVKYVEQPLARGQEQSLIELKKSSPLPIFVDESCFTSADIPRLAKCADGVNIKLMKSGGLTEAMRMIHTARAYGLQVMFGCYSDSAIANTALAQLSPLADYLDLDSHLNLINDPFTGAFIQEGKILPNNLPGLGVKRSAFAA; from the coding sequence ATGCAAATCGAACTAGAATTATTTACAGTTAACAAACGCTTTCCTTTAACAATAAGTCGCGGTACCACTGCAACAACAACAAATGTATGGGTAAAAATATCAGAAGATGGTATCGAAGGTTGGGGAGAAGCATCACCATTCAGCATCGGCAATTATCCCCAATCTACCGAGGTTATTCAACAATCTATACTGCAAATTGCCCCTAGTTTACAAGAAAAGCATCCGCTACAGCGTCAGCAAGTCGAACAACTTTTAGTTAAAGCACAAATCCCTTCTGCTGCTAAAGCCGCCATCGATACAGCCTTACACGATTGGATGGGAAAACGTGCGGGTTTACCTTTATGGCAAATTTGGGGACTTGATAGAAGCGCTATCAAGCCGGTTTCCGTAACTATCGGCATTAGTTCTCCCGAAGCTGCCAGAAACAGGGTAAGAGATTGGCTGCAATTTATGGATGTAAAAATGTTAAAAGTAAAGCTAGGCAGCCCTGACGGTATTGAAGCAGACAAACAAATGCTTGATGCTGTACGTCAAGAAGCTCCCATCCCGGATTTGTATGTAGATGCAAACGGTGGCTGGAATTTAGAAGATGCCCGAAAGATATGCTTTACACTTGCGGATATAGGTGTAAAGTATGTTGAGCAGCCTTTAGCAAGAGGACAAGAGCAAAGTTTGATTGAACTTAAAAAGTCATCTCCTCTACCTATTTTTGTTGATGAAAGCTGCTTTACTAGTGCCGATATTCCTCGTCTTGCAAAATGCGCTGATGGTGTTAATATCAAGCTGATGAAATCGGGAGGGTTAACCGAGGCAATGCGGATGATACATACAGCCCGCGCTTACGGTTTACAGGTAATGTTTGGTTGCTATTCTGATAGCGCGATCGCAAATACCGCTCTCGCACAATTGTCACCATTAGCCGATTATTTAGACTTAGATAGCCACCTGAATTTAATTAACGATCCCTTTACGGGTGCATTTATTCAGGAAGGAAAAATTTTACCAAATAATTTACCAGGGTTGGGAGTAAAACGGAGTGCGTTTGCCGCTTAA
- a CDS encoding nucleoside hydrolase: MSKQLVLMDHDGGVDDYLATMLLMTMDNVQPLGVVVTAADCYAQPAVNATRKILDLMGFSDIPVAESKVRGVNPFPNLYRRDSFVVDHFPILNQQETITTPLVTEAGEYFTVKVLESASEPVTIMATGPLSNIATALQKAPHIEKNIKRIVWMGGALNVPGNVEKNWEPGQDGSAEWNAYWDPISVARIWDSQIEIIMCPLDITNNVPVTSEIVQKMGKQRNYPVSDLAGQCYALVIPQDYYFWDVLATAYLAKPEFFELKQIETEIITDGKSQGRTKIVSGGRKVSVMDKVDKEAFYNYILQQWRV; this comes from the coding sequence ATGTCTAAACAACTGGTATTGATGGATCATGATGGCGGTGTGGATGATTATTTGGCAACTATGTTGCTGATGACTATGGATAATGTCCAACCCCTGGGAGTAGTAGTAACTGCGGCTGATTGCTACGCACAACCAGCAGTCAATGCTACTCGAAAAATTCTGGACTTAATGGGATTTTCAGATATTCCGGTGGCAGAAAGTAAAGTACGCGGTGTTAATCCTTTTCCCAACCTTTACCGTCGCGATTCTTTTGTAGTCGATCATTTCCCCATACTTAATCAACAAGAAACCATCACCACACCCTTGGTTACGGAGGCTGGAGAATATTTTACGGTAAAAGTACTCGAATCAGCTTCCGAACCCGTAACAATTATGGCAACCGGTCCTTTGAGTAATATTGCAACCGCGTTACAAAAAGCACCACATATAGAAAAAAATATCAAACGCATTGTATGGATGGGAGGAGCGTTAAACGTTCCCGGTAACGTCGAGAAAAACTGGGAACCAGGACAAGATGGTTCCGCAGAGTGGAATGCTTACTGGGACCCGATTTCAGTCGCACGGATATGGGATAGCCAAATAGAAATTATTATGTGTCCTTTAGATATTACTAATAACGTTCCGGTAACATCAGAAATTGTGCAAAAAATGGGTAAACAAAGAAACTATCCAGTATCAGATTTAGCCGGACAATGTTATGCCTTAGTCATTCCTCAAGATTATTATTTTTGGGATGTATTAGCAACAGCTTATTTAGCAAAACCAGAGTTTTTTGAATTAAAACAAATAGAAACAGAAATAATTACCGATGGCAAAAGTCAAGGAAGAACAAAAATTGTTTCTGGAGGAAGAAAAGTTTCTGTAATGGATAAAGTAGATAAGGAAGCTTTTTACAACTATATTTTGCAACAGTGGCGAGTATAG
- the hpxZ gene encoding oxalurate catabolism protein HpxZ, giving the protein MGNTVNEPALVAELTKLYMKYEAALCSNNTDVLDGFFWDSADVVRFGLNENQYGAEDIRAFRNSRPGFKLEREIINLKVVTFGEDSAAVTLEFRRLVNGEERFGRQSQMWQRFSEGWKVVSAHVSFL; this is encoded by the coding sequence ATGGGTAATACCGTTAACGAGCCTGCTTTAGTTGCTGAATTAACAAAATTGTATATGAAGTATGAAGCGGCTTTATGTAGTAACAATACAGATGTGCTGGATGGATTCTTCTGGGATTCTGCGGATGTGGTTAGATTTGGATTAAATGAAAATCAATATGGTGCTGAAGATATTCGAGCTTTTCGCAATTCACGCCCTGGTTTTAAATTAGAACGAGAAATCATTAATTTAAAGGTGGTTACTTTTGGTGAAGATAGTGCAGCAGTCACTCTGGAATTTCGTCGTTTGGTGAATGGTGAAGAGCGTTTTGGTAGGCAAAGTCAAATGTGGCAGCGTTTTTCAGAAGGTTGGAAAGTTGTTTCTGCTCATGTTTCTTTTTTGTAG
- a CDS encoding ABC transporter ATP-binding protein, whose translation MAILQLKNLNKTFSPKVIPVKDISLSVDDSEFLTLLGPSGCGKSTTLRMIAGLEEVTKGKIFLGKEDITHKRAGDRNMAMVFQSYALYPHMTVQENLASGLKLKKVPIGEIQSRVTEVAALLGLEELFQRKPGQLSGGQRQRVAVGRALVRKAEAYLLDEPLSNLDALLRERVRADIKQIFAAQKAPVVYVTHDQTEAMTLSSKVAVLNNGYVQQLAPPADIYNHPANLFVAGFVGSPQMNLLTLPCKGNSAMLGDFSVTFPKFSTSPPQIVLGIRPEHVRVALPEDTQIVKGRVYLVENLGMYKLVSVHVASSQTESPTIRALLPPDQNWDNEEITLALPPENIHWFDVESGDALR comes from the coding sequence ATGGCCATACTTCAACTTAAAAACTTAAACAAAACCTTTTCTCCAAAAGTTATTCCGGTTAAGGATATTAGCTTATCAGTGGATGATAGCGAATTTCTGACGTTATTAGGACCAAGCGGTTGCGGTAAATCTACAACCTTAAGAATGATTGCGGGTTTAGAAGAAGTTACCAAAGGAAAAATATTTTTGGGTAAGGAAGATATCACCCATAAACGCGCAGGCGATCGCAACATGGCGATGGTGTTCCAAAGTTACGCTTTATACCCCCATATGACAGTACAGGAAAATCTGGCTTCGGGATTAAAGTTGAAAAAAGTACCCATTGGAGAAATTCAATCCCGAGTTACAGAAGTGGCAGCGCTTCTGGGTTTAGAGGAGTTATTTCAACGCAAACCAGGACAACTTTCTGGGGGGCAAAGACAGCGTGTTGCAGTGGGTAGAGCTTTGGTACGTAAAGCTGAAGCTTATTTATTAGATGAACCTTTGAGTAACCTTGATGCACTATTGCGCGAAAGAGTGCGAGCCGATATCAAGCAGATATTCGCAGCACAAAAAGCGCCGGTAGTTTATGTTACCCACGACCAAACCGAAGCGATGACGCTTTCTTCTAAAGTCGCTGTACTAAATAACGGTTACGTACAGCAACTTGCACCGCCAGCAGATATTTATAATCATCCTGCTAATTTATTTGTAGCTGGTTTTGTGGGCAGCCCTCAGATGAATTTGCTTACCTTACCCTGTAAAGGAAACAGCGCCATGCTGGGAGATTTTTCCGTTACTTTTCCAAAATTTTCCACTTCACCACCGCAAATTGTTTTAGGTATTCGTCCCGAACACGTTCGCGTTGCGTTACCAGAAGATACGCAAATCGTGAAAGGAAGAGTTTATCTGGTAGAAAATTTAGGAATGTACAAATTAGTCAGCGTACATGTTGCTAGTTCTCAAACAGAATCACCGACTATACGTGCTTTATTGCCTCCAGACCAAAATTGGGATAACGAAGAAATTACCCTTGCTCTACCTCCAGAGAATATTCACTGGTTTGATGTTGAGTCAGGGGATGCTTTACGGTGA
- a CDS encoding carbohydrate ABC transporter permease → MKKNLLKQILLWLAIIFVIVFSLAPALWQLLTSFKLNEDISKLPTIYFPTRFTLSHYTELFLRRPFWRYILNSAFVSILSTAFALGIGAPAAYALARLRPKGQNIILASILVVTLFPGILLFFGLLEIVQFLRLGNNYLALIIPYTAINLPLTILVLRSFFEQLPKDLEDSARVDGYNTWQTLTQIILPMTLPALVTTGILTFIFAWNEFIFALTFITREDMKTIPVAAAQLSGASTFEIPYGPIAAATVLGTLPLVLLVLFFQRKIVQGLTAGAVKG, encoded by the coding sequence ATGAAAAAAAACCTTCTAAAACAAATATTGCTGTGGTTGGCAATTATTTTTGTTATTGTATTCAGTTTGGCTCCGGCTTTATGGCAGTTATTAACTTCATTTAAGCTGAATGAAGATATTTCCAAACTTCCTACAATTTACTTTCCAACTCGCTTTACTTTAAGCCATTATACGGAGTTATTTCTTCGTCGTCCTTTTTGGCGTTATATATTAAATAGTGCCTTTGTTTCAATTCTTTCTACAGCTTTTGCTTTGGGCATAGGTGCCCCGGCTGCTTATGCTTTGGCTCGTTTACGTCCGAAGGGTCAAAATATTATTCTTGCGAGTATTTTAGTTGTTACGCTTTTTCCTGGAATTTTGCTATTTTTCGGGTTATTAGAAATTGTGCAATTTTTGCGTTTAGGTAATAATTATTTAGCGTTAATAATTCCCTATACGGCAATAAATTTACCCCTAACGATTTTGGTTTTACGCAGCTTTTTCGAGCAATTACCCAAAGATTTAGAAGATTCTGCAAGAGTTGATGGCTACAATACCTGGCAAACGCTAACGCAAATTATTTTACCAATGACTCTCCCGGCTTTGGTAACAACGGGAATTCTCACATTTATTTTTGCATGGAATGAGTTTATATTCGCACTCACATTTATTACCCGCGAAGATATGAAAACAATTCCCGTTGCAGCAGCCCAATTAAGTGGTGCATCAACTTTTGAAATACCTTATGGTCCCATTGCTGCGGCTACAGTTTTAGGAACATTACCCCTAGTTTTATTAGTTCTATTTTTTCAGCGCAAAATTGTCCAAGGGCTTACCGCAGGGGCAGTTAAAGGATGA
- the codA gene encoding cytosine deaminase, whose protein sequence is MTDLILRQGRVVSFNTEESETVDIAIKDGQITAISPNLTESAAQEIDLSGKLISPPFVESHIHLDSVLTAGEPRWNESGTLFEGIQIWGDRKRQITIEDVKNRALTMLKEQAAQGILFVRTHADVSEPNLIALQALLELRDEVKDWMTVQVVAFPQDGIYSHQKNEVLLEKALEMGADAVGGIPHYELTREDGVRSIQRIFELAEKYNRLIDIHCDEIDDEQSRFLEVVTAEAIRQKNGSRVTASHTTAFGSYNNAYAFKLMGFLQRAQINFIANPLINITLQGRADTYPKRRGVTRVKELWQNDLNISFGHDCVQDPWYSLGTGSMLDVAHMGVHICHMTGRDEVNACYRMVTGNGAKTLNLENKYGIEVGKPASLIVLDAKDYYDAVRTRIQPRYVISQGKIIASTTPAATNFSLTGVTQNAPVLEKSVSLSKVL, encoded by the coding sequence ATGACTGATTTAATCCTACGTCAGGGTAGAGTAGTTTCATTTAATACTGAAGAAAGCGAAACTGTAGATATTGCGATTAAAGATGGTCAAATTACCGCAATTTCGCCTAATTTAACGGAATCTGCGGCTCAAGAAATTGATTTATCAGGAAAATTAATTTCTCCTCCTTTCGTTGAATCGCATATTCATTTAGATTCGGTTTTAACTGCGGGAGAACCCCGTTGGAACGAGAGTGGGACACTGTTTGAAGGAATTCAGATTTGGGGCGATCGCAAGCGGCAAATCACTATCGAAGATGTGAAAAACCGCGCTCTCACAATGTTGAAAGAGCAAGCGGCTCAAGGTATATTATTTGTCAGAACTCACGCAGATGTCAGCGAACCAAATTTAATTGCGCTACAGGCTTTATTGGAATTACGGGATGAAGTCAAAGATTGGATGACGGTGCAGGTAGTTGCATTTCCCCAAGATGGGATTTATTCGCATCAAAAAAATGAGGTTTTACTGGAAAAAGCTTTAGAAATGGGTGCGGATGCGGTAGGAGGAATCCCCCATTATGAATTAACCAGGGAAGATGGTGTTCGCTCGATACAAAGAATATTTGAATTAGCAGAAAAATATAATCGTTTAATTGATATCCATTGCGACGAAATTGATGACGAGCAATCGCGGTTTTTAGAAGTTGTTACGGCTGAGGCTATTCGTCAAAAAAATGGTAGTAGAGTTACAGCCAGCCATACAACTGCTTTTGGCTCTTATAATAATGCCTATGCGTTTAAATTGATGGGTTTTCTACAACGCGCCCAAATTAATTTTATCGCCAATCCGTTGATTAATATTACCTTACAAGGACGTGCGGATACTTATCCCAAGCGCCGGGGAGTCACCCGCGTTAAGGAGCTATGGCAAAATGATTTGAATATCAGTTTTGGTCACGACTGCGTTCAAGACCCCTGGTATAGTTTAGGTACGGGAAGTATGTTAGATGTGGCTCATATGGGAGTACATATTTGTCACATGACTGGGCGCGATGAAGTTAATGCTTGTTATCGAATGGTTACAGGCAATGGAGCTAAGACATTAAATCTAGAAAATAAATACGGTATTGAAGTTGGTAAACCTGCATCTTTAATTGTTTTAGACGCAAAGGATTACTATGATGCTGTTCGTACTCGCATTCAACCACGCTACGTGATTTCCCAAGGAAAAATTATTGCTTCAACTACACCAGCAGCCACTAATTTTTCATTAACAGGAGTAACACAAAATGCCCCTGTACTAGAAAAATCTGTTTCGTTATCTAAAGTGTTGTAG
- a CDS encoding DUF6263 family protein → MKKIFLASSIFLVFAGWGLEQNLRSVNAQTASSVVIQTQKQATKTQAAKVPQLKVISTGTGNKEELRFTPKVGTKQTINVTLNKDTLMSIGDFKMPRAKLPAYLITLDSTVTKVDSNGDISYDIAYSNVKIKGDAQTRPELIRVISKQIGQLENFSASAVIDNQGRTKKLNYAIPKTVDVNIKFLVEQLANSLQQLSSPLPEEAVGTGAKWQVLSDTSINGINLNQTTTYELVNIKDGVASLNVNLQQQEKSTQVIDYPGLPLDGILTLQTFRGKAQGKATIDLDKVMPISSQLSLLADSKYIGKNINTLEETPLISTLKVDLNIQGK, encoded by the coding sequence ATGAAAAAAATATTCTTAGCTAGTTCAATTTTTCTAGTTTTTGCTGGATGGGGATTGGAGCAAAATTTAAGAAGCGTCAATGCACAAACTGCTTCTTCTGTAGTTATTCAAACTCAAAAGCAAGCTACTAAAACTCAAGCTGCGAAAGTACCTCAATTAAAAGTTATTAGTACGGGAACTGGTAATAAAGAAGAATTACGTTTTACACCAAAGGTTGGTACCAAGCAAACTATAAATGTCACTTTGAATAAGGACACTTTGATGTCTATTGGTGACTTTAAAATGCCCAGAGCAAAGTTACCAGCTTATCTGATTACTTTAGATTCTACCGTTACTAAAGTAGATTCTAATGGAGACATTTCTTACGATATTGCTTATTCTAATGTCAAAATTAAAGGTGATGCTCAAACTCGTCCGGAACTAATCCGAGTTATTAGCAAACAAATAGGACAATTAGAAAATTTTAGCGCTTCTGCTGTAATTGATAATCAAGGAAGAACGAAAAAACTTAATTACGCAATTCCTAAAACAGTAGATGTAAATATCAAATTTCTTGTAGAACAGTTAGCTAATTCTTTACAACAATTATCTTCTCCGCTTCCAGAAGAAGCTGTAGGAACTGGTGCAAAATGGCAGGTTCTTTCCGATACTAGTATCAACGGAATTAATCTGAATCAAACTACTACTTATGAATTAGTAAATATTAAAGATGGTGTTGCTAGTTTAAACGTTAATTTGCAGCAACAAGAAAAATCTACTCAAGTAATTGATTATCCTGGATTACCTTTAGACGGTATTTTGACTCTACAAACTTTTAGAGGTAAAGCCCAAGGGAAAGCTACAATTGACCTCGATAAAGTAATGCCAATTAGTTCTCAACTTTCCTTACTTGCTGACAGTAAATATATCGGTAAAAATATCAATACTTTGGAAGAAACACCTTTGATTTCTACATTAAAAGTGGATTTGAATATTCAGGGTAAATAG
- a CDS encoding patatin-like phospholipase family protein, which produces MPFRILSLDGGGVRGIVAAKMLANIEKQINCPLNQYFDLIVGTSTGSIVAAGIATGRNCEDIVDFFQNKSSSIFPYQSLFSAKRIPLLLKYGISAPKYSDNNLIQVLQGVFGETRLFDIATSPRLLVVSYDTIERNPIIFKSWRPDKPYGNVPLWEVCVSSASAPTYFPAHKLDKRVIGNVKDASINTIIFSDKESTVDAVYENAEIRITDGRGSGQTRTIKNYIGTIRKATVNPAWDRIPDKSSTYSIKTIYSAIDGGVAANNPSSCGIAEALRCGYSPKDISVLSIGTGDRTRIIPFEKAQTWGLFEWARPIVGVLFDASSDVYEYISKQIVHEQIVRLQFKLDKHLTGKRLSDDLDDATEENINNLIEAADAYMNLPEVKAKLDKFLRTGNG; this is translated from the coding sequence ATGCCTTTTCGCATATTAAGTCTAGATGGTGGAGGGGTTAGGGGAATTGTTGCAGCAAAAATGTTGGCAAATATCGAAAAGCAAATTAATTGTCCTTTAAACCAGTACTTTGATTTAATTGTAGGAACTTCTACAGGTTCTATTGTCGCGGCTGGCATCGCAACGGGACGTAATTGTGAAGATATCGTCGATTTTTTTCAGAATAAAAGCTCAAGTATTTTTCCCTATCAAAGCCTTTTTTCTGCAAAAAGAATTCCTCTACTATTAAAATACGGTATATCTGCTCCAAAATATTCCGATAATAATTTAATTCAAGTTTTACAAGGCGTTTTTGGAGAAACAAGACTGTTTGATATTGCAACTTCTCCAAGATTATTAGTAGTATCCTACGACACTATTGAACGCAATCCGATTATTTTTAAAAGCTGGCGACCTGACAAACCATATGGTAACGTTCCTCTATGGGAAGTATGTGTTTCATCCGCGTCGGCTCCCACTTATTTCCCCGCACATAAATTAGATAAAAGAGTTATTGGCAACGTTAAAGACGCGAGTATAAATACTATTATTTTTAGCGATAAAGAATCTACCGTAGATGCTGTATATGAAAATGCTGAAATTAGAATTACCGACGGTAGAGGTAGCGGACAAACTCGGACTATTAAAAATTATATTGGCACTATTAGAAAAGCAACCGTAAACCCTGCTTGGGATAGAATTCCCGATAAATCATCTACTTATTCAATTAAAACTATATATTCCGCAATTGATGGTGGAGTCGCTGCCAATAATCCTTCTAGTTGCGGTATTGCTGAAGCATTACGCTGCGGTTATTCACCCAAAGATATTAGCGTACTTTCCATAGGCACTGGAGATAGAACTCGAATTATCCCTTTTGAAAAAGCACAAACTTGGGGTTTATTTGAATGGGCACGTCCAATTGTTGGCGTATTGTTTGATGCTTCTTCCGATGTTTACGAGTACATCAGCAAGCAAATAGTTCACGAACAAATTGTACGCTTACAATTTAAGCTTGATAAGCATTTAACTGGTAAACGTTTAAGCGATGATTTAGACGATGCAACTGAAGAAAATATCAATAATTTAATAGAAGCCGCAGATGCCTATATGAATCTACCAGAAGTTAAAGCGAAGTTGGATAAGTTTTTGCGAACTGGTAATGGGTAA
- the rbsK gene encoding ribokinase, with product MSIIVFGSINIDLVATAPRLPTAGETLLGHDFFQAPGGKGANQAVAIAKLGIPTEIIGRVGKKSFSEELINYLQAAGVKTDNVFVDETASSGVAIINVDDAGENQIVVIPGANERVNLEDVERLSQLLPGKKALLLQLEIPISSVIAAAKEAKKAGVKVILDPAPAQKELPEELYPLVDILTPNEVEAAQLVGFPVNGEDSAKKAAEVLLQKGVKCAVVKLGAKGVYCSTAAESFFTPAFSVKTVDTTAAGDAFNGGLAAAISQGFSLRKAIVWGSAAGALAATKSGAQPSLPDRETFDKFLQ from the coding sequence ATGTCTATTATCGTCTTTGGTAGCATTAATATAGATTTGGTAGCAACAGCACCCCGTTTACCGACTGCTGGAGAAACGCTGTTAGGGCACGATTTTTTTCAAGCACCGGGCGGTAAAGGTGCTAATCAAGCAGTTGCGATCGCAAAGTTAGGCATTCCTACCGAAATTATTGGACGTGTCGGCAAAAAAAGTTTTAGCGAGGAACTTATTAATTATCTACAAGCTGCCGGTGTCAAAACAGATAATGTGTTTGTCGATGAAACAGCAAGCTCTGGTGTAGCAATTATTAATGTAGATGATGCCGGTGAAAATCAAATCGTAGTTATTCCCGGTGCTAATGAGCGGGTAAATTTAGAAGATGTCGAAAGATTATCGCAGCTATTACCGGGGAAAAAAGCACTTCTATTACAATTAGAAATTCCGATATCTTCTGTTATTGCAGCAGCCAAGGAAGCAAAAAAAGCCGGAGTTAAGGTAATTCTCGATCCAGCACCAGCACAAAAAGAGTTACCAGAAGAACTTTACCCCTTAGTAGATATCCTGACACCGAATGAAGTTGAAGCCGCTCAACTAGTAGGTTTTCCGGTAAATGGAGAAGATTCAGCCAAAAAAGCAGCAGAAGTTTTATTGCAAAAAGGCGTGAAATGTGCAGTTGTAAAACTCGGTGCCAAAGGCGTTTATTGCTCTACAGCAGCAGAAAGCTTCTTCACACCAGCTTTTTCCGTAAAAACAGTTGACACCACAGCCGCCGGAGACGCTTTCAACGGAGGATTAGCCGCAGCAATTTCCCAAGGATTTTCCTTACGTAAAGCCATCGTTTGGGGTAGTGCGGCAGGTGCCTTAGCTGCAACCAAATCCGGCGCACAGCCTTCCCTACCAGATAGGGAAACTTTTGATAAATTTTTACAATAA